GTGCTGGAATGACCATGGTCGCGACGCCCACCCCGCCCCCGCCCCCGCCGCAGCCCGTGCTGCCGGTGCGGGACCGCACGCGGATACCGGCGGGCAGCCTGTCCCCGATGCTGGTCCGGCTCGCCGCCGAACGGGCCACGGGCGTGCTGATCCGGGAGCGCGGCGCGCTCTACCTGGCCGACGGCCAGGTGGTGCACGCCGAGAGCCCGGACACCCCCGGCCTCGACGTCCTGCTCACCGCGCACGGCCCGCTGGACGCGGAGGGCTGGCACGAGGCGTTCGCCCGGGCCGGGGAGGACGGGCGGGTGGGGCGGTACCTGGTGGACCGGGGCCGGCTGACCACGGGCGCGCTGGAACTGTGCCACCTGGGGGCGCTGTACGACGCCGCGTACTTCGTCCTGGAGCCGAGCAGCGCCCCGGCCCGCTTCCGGTACGGCGACGCCCACTGGCTCGGCCCCGTGCGCCCGGTGCCGGTGGCGGCCGTGGAGCGCGAGACGCTGCGCCGCCGGGCGCTGCTCCACCGCATCTGGCCCGACCCGGCACCGGACGAGGCCCCGCTGGTACGAAGCTCACCGGCGGCCCAACCGGTCGTCCCGCCCCGGCAGGCCGCGGTGCTGCGCCTGGTGGACGGCCGGCGGACGGCGTCGGACATCTCCCGCGCGCTGGGCCGTCCCGCCTTCCACACCCTGGTCGACGTGCACCGGCTGGCCGCCGCGGGCCTGCTCGCCCCGGCGGACCCGCCCGCCACGGCGTACGCCCGTCCCGCACCGCACACGACCACGGGCCCGTCCACGCCGGCCGTGGCCCCGCTTCCGTCCCCGTCCGCTCCGGGCGGGCAGCCCCCCGCGTACGCCGAGGCGCTGCCGCGGGACACGGCCTGCGCCGACCCGCACATCACGCTGCTGCGCCGGCTCCGTGACGCCCTGGAGGCACTGTGATCCGCGCGCTTCGCCAGCGTGCCGAGAGGAGACTGCTGATGGCCGCCGAGGCCGAGGTCCTCGACGAACTGCGCCGGTTGAGGTCCCGCGTACCCCAGCTGACCGGCGCGCTCGCCGCGAGCGTCGACGGGCTCGTGCTCGCCCACGACACCCCCGGCGTCGAACCGGAGGGCGTGGCCGCGCTGACGGCGGCCGCGCTGGGCGTCGCCGTGCGCATGACGGACGCCACCGCGCAGGGCGACTTCCGCGAGCTGCTGGTGCGCGGCGTGTACGGCTACGTCGCCACCTACGCCGCCGGGCGCTCCGCCGTGGTGACGCTGCTCGCCCAGGACCGGGTCAACGTCGGCCGGCTGCATCTGGAGGGGCGCCGGGCCAGTGCCCGTATCGGGGAGCTGGTCGACGCCGCCGCGGTCCGCGCCGAGGCGGCACCGCCGCCCCCGGCCGGGCCGCCGGACAAGCTCCCCGCCAAGCCCCCCATGAGGCCCACCGCCAGGTCCGCCGCCGCGCGGACCCGCACCCCGCGCCCGCCCGCGAACGCTCCACGCTCCACGGCGAACGCGCGCACCGCGGAGAGCGCCACGGAGAACACCACGGAGAACGGCACGGAGAACACCGTGCGGAACACCGCGGAGAACTGACAGACCGACACCTCTCCTGAGCGAACACCCAACGAAAACCGCAACCGAAAGGGATCACCCCGTCATGGCGAACACCGAAACCGCGCTGAAGGAAATCCTCGCCTCGATCGAGGGCTCCACCGGCGCCGCGCTCGTCGACTACACCAGCGGCATGGCGCTCGGCACGATCGGCGGCAGCAAGTCCTTCGACCTCACCGTGGCCGCCGCCGGCAACACCGACGTCGTGCGCGCCAAGCTGCGCACCATGGAGCACCTGGGCCTCAAGGGCGAGATCGAGGACATCCTGATCACCCTGTCCGACCAGTACCACATGATCCGGCTGCTGACCGGGCGCGGCGGCAACGGCCTCTTCCTCTACCTGGTGCTCGACGCCAAGCGCGCCAACCTGGCGATGGCCCGGCACCAGCTGAAGCGGATCGAGGAGTCCCTCGAGGTCTGAGCCGCCACCGGCCGCACCGGCCGCACCGGCCGCACCGGCCGCACCGGCCGGCCCGGCCGTCAGACCAGCGCGGCGGTGCGGCGGCGCGCCCCTCCGGGGGCCGCGTCGCCCGCCGCGATGCCGGTGCGCCGGTAGCCCCTGACGGTCCGGCCCGCCGGGGCGCCGGCGCCCCGGCCGAGCCAGTCGAC
The DNA window shown above is from Streptomyces sp. NBC_00670 and carries:
- a CDS encoding roadblock/LC7 domain-containing protein; this encodes MAAEAEVLDELRRLRSRVPQLTGALAASVDGLVLAHDTPGVEPEGVAALTAAALGVAVRMTDATAQGDFRELLVRGVYGYVATYAAGRSAVVTLLAQDRVNVGRLHLEGRRASARIGELVDAAAVRAEAAPPPPAGPPDKLPAKPPMRPTARSAAARTRTPRPPANAPRSTANARTAESATENTTENGTENTVRNTAEN